A window of Tetrapisispora phaffii CBS 4417 chromosome 9, complete genome contains these coding sequences:
- the CPA2 gene encoding carbamoyl-phosphate synthase (glutamine-hydrolyzing) CPA2 (similar to Saccharomyces cerevisiae CPA2 (YJR109C); ancestral locus Anc_7.494), with the protein MSIYKNTQPTVSIYNSECYNPQLLHDIKSVLIIGSGGLSIGQAGEFDYSGSQAIKAIKDSNSNINIILINPNIATNQTSHSLADRVYYLPVTPEYITYIIEKERPDSILLTFGGQTGLNCGISLKENGILDKYNVKVLGTPIKTLVTSEDRDLFAKALNEINIPIAESIACDNIDDVIASANKIGYPVIIRSAYALGGLGSGFANNDTELKNLASQSLALAPQVLVEKSMKGWKEIEYEVVRDHVGNCITVCNMENFDPLGVHTGDSIVFAPSQTLSDEEFHMLRTAAIKIINHLGVIGECNVQYALQPDGLEYKVIEVNARLSRSSALASKATGYPLAYTAAKIALGYTLPELPNPITTTTVANFEPALDYIVAKIPKWDLSKFQYVNRDIGSAMKSVGEVMAIGRCYEEAFQKAIRQVDPSLLGFQGSDEFEDLDEALKTPTDRRLLAIGQALIVENYTVERVHELTKIDKWFLHKCSNIVDIYKYLAQVKDITQLSYKLLLKAKKLGFSDKQIAKSINIEEQLIDELQIRELRKSKGIIPFVKRIDTLAAEFPADTNYLYITYNATKSDIEFNDNGVLVLGSGVYRIGSSVEFDWCAVNAAKSLREQGKKTVMINYNPETVSTDFDEVDRLYFEELSLERVMDIYDLEHSEGCIISVGGQLPQNIALKLFENGYKTLGTSPVDIDNAENRHKFSSILDSIQVGQPEWSENSTLESAEEFCNKVGYPVLIRPSYVLSGAAMSVVNSEEELDKKLTLASDISPDHPVVISKFIEGAQEIDVDAVAHNGSVLVHAISEHIENAGVHSGDASLVLPPQQISSAIKTELLSIAKKVAKAWNITGPFNMQIINDGIGPLKVIECNIRASRSFPFVSKVLGVNFIDIAVKAFLSKHVPEPVDLMSKEYNYVATKVPQFSFTRLAGADPFLGVEMASTGEVASFGANLIESYWTAIQSTSNFKVPLPPSGILVGGDLTKNYIKNVVKTIDTLGFKIYVPNQSTYDYLTSEKEIQSEIIIAEIPADKSKLRKYFQQLDIQTVFNLASKKAEDTLDENYIMRRSAIDFAIPLFNEHETSLLFAKCLQKKVDEKIKILNSNDVVIPPEVHSWDEVLGFKA; encoded by the coding sequence ATGtcaatttacaaaaatacACAACCAACTGTCTCCATATACAACTCCGAATGTTATAATCCACAACTTTTGCATGATATCAAATCTGTTTTGATTATCGGATCAGGCGGTTTATCTATTGGTCAAGCTGGtgaatttgattattcGGGTTCACAAGCTATTAAAGCTATAAAGGACTCAAATTCAAACATTAACATCATCCTAATAAATCCAAACATTGCAACTAATCAAACTTCTCATTCTTTAGCTGACAGGGTTTACTATTTGCCAGTCACTCCAGAATATATTACCTACATTATCGAAAAGGAAAGACCAGATTCCATTTTATTGACTTTTGGTGGTCAAACAGGATTAAATTGTGGTATTTCATTAAAGGAGAATGGTATCTTAGATAAGTATAACGTTAAGGTTTTAGGTACACCAATTAAAACTTTGGTCACTTCTGAAGACAGAGATTTATTTGCTAAGGCATTGAATGAAATCAATATTCCAATTGCTGAATCAATAGCTTGTGACAATATTGATGATGTCATTGCATCTGCTAATAAAATTGGTTATCCGGTGATTATCAGATCTGCCTATGCATTAGGTGGTTTAGGATCTGGTTTTGCTAATAATGATactgaattaaaaaatttggCTTCACAATCTCTAGCTTTAGCCCCACAAGTTTTAGTGGAAAAATCGATGAAAGGTTGGaaagaaattgaatatgAAGTCGTTAGGGATCACGTAGGAAATTGTATCACCGTCTGTAACATGGAAAATTTTGATCCATTAGGTGTCCACACTGGTGATTCGATCGTTTTTGCTCCTTCTCAGACTTTATCGGATGAAGAATTCCATATGTTAAGAACCGCTGCGATTAAGATTATCAACCACTTAGGTGTTATTGGTGAATGTAATGTCCAATATGCTCTACAACCGGATGGTTTAGAATATAAAGTCATTGAGGTGAATGCAAGATTATCTCGTTCTTCTGCTTTAGCTTCAAAGGCAACTGGTTATCCATTAGCGTACACAGCTGCAAAAATTGCATTAGGATATACTTTACCGGAATTACCAAACCCAATTACTACTACTACTGTCGCCAATTTTGAACCTGCTCTGGACTATATTGTCGCTAAAATTCCGAAATGGGATCTATCAAAGTTTCAATATGTAAACAGAGATATCGGCTCAGCGATGAAATCTGTTGGCGAAGTCATGGCCATTGGTAGATGTTATGAAGAAGCTTTCCAAAAAGCTATCAGACAAGTTGATCCATCATTATTAGGTTTCCAAGGTTCCGATGAGTTTGAAGACCTTGACGAAGCATTAAAAACTCCTACTGACAGAAGATTATTAGCAATTGGCCAAGCTTTGATTGTTGAAAACTACACCGTTGAAAGAGTCCATGAATTGACAAAAATCGATAAATGGTTTTTACACAAGTGTAGTAACATTGTTgatatttacaaatatCTTGCTCAAGTTAAGGACATTACTCAATTATCatacaaattattattaaaggCCAAGAAATTAGGATTTTCTGATAAACAAATTGCTAAGTCCATTAACATCGAGGAACAATTAATCGATGAACTACAAATCAGAGAATTAAGGAAGTCTAAAGGAATCATACCATTCGTTAAGAGAATTGACACATTAGCTGCTGAATTTCCTGCCGACACTAACTACTTATACATAACTTACAATGCAACCAAAAGCGACATTGAATTCAATGATAATGGTGTTTTAGTTTTAGGTTCAGGTGTTTATAGAATTGGTTCGTCGGTGGAATTTGATTGGTGTGCTGTTAATGCAGCAAAGAGCTTAAGAGAACAAGGAAAGAAAACAGTGATGATTAATTACAATCCAGAAACCGTATCTACTGACTTTGATGAAGTTGAtagattatattttgaagaattatcaTTAGAAAGAGTTATGGACATTTATGATTTAGAACACTCGGAAGGGTGTATTATTTCTGTGGGAGGTCAATTACCACAAAATATTgctttgaaattatttgaaaatggtTATAAAACTCTAGGTACTAGTCCAGTAGATATTGATAATGCTGAAAATAGACataaattttcatcaattctAGATTCAATCCAAGTTGGTCAACCTGAATGGAGTGAAAATTCTACCCTTGAAAGCGCTGAAGAGTTCTGTAATAAAGTTGGATATCCCGTATTAATTCGTCCATCGTATGTGTTATCAGGTGCCGCCATGTCTGTTGTTAATTCcgaagaagaattagataAGAAATTAACATTAGCCTCTGACATATCACCAGATCATCCTGTTGTCATTTCAAAGTTTATCGAAGGTGCTCAAGAAATTGATGTTGATGCCGTTGCTCATAATGGCTCTGTATTAGTACATGCGATTTCTGAACATATTGAAAATGCTGGTGTCCATTCTGGAGATGCCTCTCTAGTTTTACCTCCACAACAAATCTCTTCTGCTATTAAAACCGAATTACTAAGTATTGCCAAAAAAGTAGCTAAAGCTTGGAATATCACAGGTCCTTTTAACATGCAAATTATAAATGATGGTATTGGACCATTGAAGGTTATCGAGTGTAATATTAGAGCTTCAAGATCATTCCCGTTCGTTTCCAAGGTTCTAGGtgttaattttattgatattgcAGTCAAAGCATTTTTAAGTAAACATGTTCCTGAACCAGTTGATTTAATGTCAAAAGAATATAACTACGTTGCTACCAAAGTTCCTCAATTTTCATTTACTAGATTAGCTGGTGCTGATCCATTTTTAGGTGTTGAAATGGCCTCCACCGGTGAAGTTGCTTCCTTTGGTGCGAATCTAATTGAAAGTTATTGGACAGCTATTCAGAGTACTAGTAACTTTAAGGTTCCTTTACCTCCAAGTGGTATCTTAGTCGGTGGTGATTTAACCAAAAACTACATCAAGAACGTTGTGAAGACTATCGACACCTTAGggtttaaaatatatgttCCAAACCAAAGTACCTATGATTATTTGACTTCCGAAAAAGAGATCCAATCTGAAATAATTATTGCAGAGATTCCAGCAGACAAGAGTAAATTAAGAAAGTACTTCCAACAGTTAGACATTCAAACTGTATTCAATCTAGCATCGAAGAAGGCTGAAGATACCCTTGATGAAAATTACATTATGAGAAGAAGTGCTATTGATTTTGCAATTCCTCTATTCAATGAACATGAAACATCTTTACTATTCGCAAAATGTTTGCAAAAGAAAGTCGATGAAAAGATCAAGATATTAAACTCCAACGATGTTGTCATTCCACCAGAAGTCCATTCTTGGGATGAAGTGCTAGGCTTCAAAGcttaa
- the TPHA0I02980 gene encoding uncharacterized protein (similar to Saccharomyces cerevisiae Anc_7.495 (Scer_YGOB_Anc_7.495); ancestral locus Anc_7.495) — MNDAEDPYDWYYHNQKENKPENELKKTINDLNSASAQETYQRSLPKEVYPELKPIPNNTASANGVRRQIEAYDVEKEDKTSKKRNAIRTRLQVINPPR, encoded by the coding sequence ATGAACGATGCCGAAGACCCATATGATTGGTATTACCATAACCAGAAAGAGAACAAGCCGGAAAATGAACTGAAAAAAACCATCAACGATTTGAATTCAGCGTCTGCACAAGAAACCTACCAAAGAAGTCTACCTAAAGAGGTGTACCCTGAACTAAAACCAATTCCGAATAATACGGCTAGCGCGAATGGTGTGAGAAGGCAGATCGAAGCCTATGATGTTGAAAAGGAAGATAAAACGAGCAAGAAGAGAAACGCCATTAGAACGCGCTTACAAGTAATTAATCCACCCAGATAG
- the GPA2 gene encoding guanine nucleotide-binding protein subunit alpha (similar to Saccharomyces cerevisiae GPA2 (YER020W); ancestral locus Anc_7.496): MGVCGSKESADAHKGSNNNEAANVAKSKPTDSNSPNVTIRTKNKNNNNSQDVPSHPSANSNVNKSSNAVDSKNSSTEDISDGLNTDMENADLSLTNSKTDATLSNEKHIPKVLLLGTGESGKSTVFTQLRIITNNKFDESERLSYRNSIHENILEIGEDLISGRRHFNITITEDEEKEYLISEKDLDFFVKESYELRCHNKMAELEQFPEHLVNILTKLSQLPSTKDLLDDYEKISQIYLMDSIRYFIENLPRIAKANYSPSDQDIIRSRSKTSGIHDAYINIGNNSKIHVFDVGGQRSERKKWIHCFNNVTVVIFCVSLSEYDQFLIEDKSQSRFHESLVLFENIVNSRWFSRTSVVLFLNKIDLFVEKLKKVPLEKYFPDYTGGQDINKAAKYILWRFFQLNRANLNIYPHITQATDTSNIKVLFSAVKETILQNNLKDSGVL, encoded by the coding sequence ATGGGTGTATGTGGTTCTAAAGAAAGTGCCGATGCGCATAAAGGGTCTAACAACAATGAAGCTGCCAATGTTGCTAAGAGCAAACCGACTGATTCAAATTCTCCAAATGTAACAAtaagaacaaaaaataaaaataacaacaattCGCAAGATGTTCCTTCGCATCCAAGTGCAAATTCAAACGTaaataaatcttcaaatGCAGTGGATAGTAAAAATAGTAGCACCGAGGATATCAGTGATGGATTGAATACTGACATGGAAAACGCTGATTTATCTTTGACTAACTCTAAGACAGATGCTACTTTGTCAAATGAAAAACATATACCAAAAGTCTTACTATTGGGTACTGGTGAAAGTGGTAAGTCCACCGTCTTTACACAACTAAGAATTATCACcaacaataaatttgaCGAATCAGAAAGATTATCATATAGAAATTCCATTCATGAAAATATCCTGGAGATTGGCGAAGATCTAATTAGTGGGAGAAGACATTTCAATATAACGATTACAGAAGATGAAGAGAAAGAATATCTAATATCGGAAAAGgatttagatttttttgtaaaagAATCTTATGAACTCAGATGTCATAACAAAATGGCAGAGCTTGAGCAATTTCCAGAACATCTAGTAAATATCTTGACAAAATTATCACAGCTTCCAAGTACAAAGgatttattagatgattATGAAAAGATATCacagatatatttaatggaTTCaataagatattttattgaaaatttaccAAGAATTGCAAAAGCAAACTATTCTCCTTCGGATCAAGATATTATTCGCTCAAGAAGTAAAACATCGGGTATTCATGATGCATATATTAACATTGGAAATAACTCTAAAATACACGTCTTCGATGTCGGTGGACAAAGGTCAGAACGTAAAAAATGGATTCACTGTTTTAATAATGTAACGGTGGTCATATTTTGCGTGTCATTGTCAGAATATGATCAATTTTTAATCGAAGATAAATCACAAAGTAGGTTCCATGAAAGTTTGGTATTATTCgaaaatattgttaataGTAGATGGTTCTCAAGAACATCggttgttttatttttaaataaaatagatttattcgttgaaaaattgaagaaagtTCCTTTAGAGAAATATTTTCCGGACTATACAGGAGGTcaagatattaataaagcagcaaaatatattctatGGAGATTCTTTCAATTAAACAGAGCCAATTTAAACATTTATCCACATATAACACAAGCAACAGACacatcaaatattaaagtaTTATTCTCTGCAGTTAAAGAAACAATTCTGCagaataatttaaaagattcaGGTGTGCTGtag
- the ECM27 gene encoding Ecm27p (similar to Saccharomyces cerevisiae ECM27 (YJR106W); ancestral locus Anc_7.498): MIWAFKLAHPKLLYEGATSLSFTFILSSSIQVIIYFILLGICASDYLCPSVASLSGSEESASSGVLAAVLLSWCNSSPDLFSNFMSWTSRSLDNDSNNKNFAALSVGEVLGACGIILCVVEGSIFMLMSFLDLNIMETQRKTILKDLGFTSVAILAMWYVCVMNKVTVFNCIVMIMIYVIYLTSKFIYKGQKKADNVEDEEEPYNLELSSQTSDEGIDAFTGHIRPNILTAMDFNNLLSVLESSNKSVDQEQLTTLEAAYDDNLNMDDMLDIPRRASTVPITEARYTDVPNFPNSAPETFQSYRDDPGHELMDDQYLHTFNMTVRSSKTKIMSKYKKNFFRMFLPHLMHFSQKSKIDAILSVITSPFVIILRLSCPQPLKIIDYDIDTKKYVYSKIDMAILFLQTLLSPLFSFFILSCIMSSNFSLFIWTIPILLSSLFIFLAVVYYRTIIAYNKFSIFTSPSFGDAVISDSSAERRIIEKLTGLLRILLLVICITNTILWISLIANALIEILEIYQNITGISEAILGLTIFAWGNSVSDLISNIAMCNLYKKQPDSNGQNLTDIATKFFMISCSSCVGSVMLNSMGGIGVSGLFSMIFIHKESHRFWLLRNIVLNESEDGFEVKFIVSCVALLIQVILLFLTFGGIKSSRDWIQSNKFGLGLTMCCLWALSTLINILLEIFI; encoded by the coding sequence ATGATATGGGCATTTAAACTTGCACATCCAAAGTTATTGTATGAAGGTGCaacttcattatcatttacTTTTATACTATCAAGTTCAATACAGGTTATTATCTATTTCATTCTTCTAGGGATTTGTGCATCTGATTATTTATGTCCAAGTGTAGCAAGTTTGTCGGGCTCAGAAGAGTCAGCTTCATCTGGTGTACTTGCAGCAGTTTTGTTATCATGGTGTAATTCGTCTCCAGATTtgttttctaattttatgAGTTGGACAAGTAGATCTTTGGATAATGACtcgaataataaaaattttgcaGCATTGTCTGTCGGTGAAGTCCTTGGTGCATGTGGAATTATTTTATGCGTAGTTGAGGGATCAATTTTTATGCTTATGTCGTTTTTAGACCTCAATATAATGGAAACTCAGAGGAAaactattttaaaagatttagGTTTTACCTCTGTAGCCATCCTGGCAATGTGGTATGTGTGCGTAATGAATAAAGTTACAGTGTTTAATTGTATCGTTATGATAATGATCTATGTGATCTACCTAACGTctaaattcatttataaGGGACAAAAGAAAGCAGATAAtgttgaagatgaagaagagcCATATAATTTAGAATTGTCATCTCAAACTTCAGATGAGGGAATAGATGCATTTACAGGACACATACGACCCAATATTCTAACAGCAATggattttaataatttattatctgTATTAGAATCGTCTAACAAAAGTGTTGATCAAGAGCAATTAACAACTCTTGAAGCTGCGTATGAcgataatttaaatatggaTGACATGTTGGATATACCAAGAAGAGCTAGTACGGTACCTATAACAGAAGCTAGGTACACTGATGTTCCAAATTTTCCAAATAGTGCACCAGAGACCTTCCAGTCATATAGAGATGATCCTGGCCATGAGCTAATGGATGACCAATATTTGCATACTTTTAATATGACTGTTAGATCCAGTAAAACTAAGATAATgagtaaatataaaaagaatttttttcGAATGTTTCTGCCTCACTTAATGCATTTTTCACAGAAAAGTAAAATAGATGCAATTCTGTCTGTCATTACATCACCTTTCGTAATAATTTTGCGGCTGTCATGTCCTCAGCCGTTGAAGATAATTGATTATGATATTGATACTAAAAAGTATGTTTACTCTAAAATAGATATGgcaattttatttttacaaaCTTTATTGAGTCCTTTGTTCTcgttttttattttatcatgCATTATGTCCAGTAATTTTTCGTTATTCATTTGGACAATTCCTATATTATTGTCCtcattgtttatttttttggcGGTTGTTTATTATAGAACCATTATTGCATATAacaaattttcaatatttacatCACCATCATTTGGTGATGCAGTAATCTCAGATAGTTCAGCTGAAAGGAgaatcattgaaaaattaactgGCCTTTTGAGGATTCTACTTTTAGTAATTTGCATAACCAATACTATATTATGGATATCTTTGATAGCGAACGCTCTAATAgaaatattagaaatttACCAGAACATAACAGGAATATCAGAAGCCATACTGGGGCTTACAATATTTGCTTGGGGGAACTCAGTAAGTGATTTGATTTCTAATATTGCTATGTGTAACCTATACAAAAAACAACCTGACAGTAATGGCCAAAATTTAACAGATATTGCAACTAAATTCTTTATGATATCATGTAGCTCATGTGTTGGCAGTGTTATGTTGAATTCTATGGGTGGGATAGGTGTCAGTGGATTATTTTCTATGATATTTATTCACAAAGAGTCTCACAGATTTTGGTTGTTGAGGAATATAGTTTTAAATGAATCTGAAGACGGCTTTGAGGTTAAATTCATTGTTTCATGTGTAGCACTGTTAATTCAAgtaattttgttatttcttACATTTGGTGGCATTAAAAGTTCAAGAGATTGGATACAGAGTAATAAGTTTGGATTAGGATTGACAATGTGTTGCTTATGGGCATTATCTACCTTAATTAACATACTTCtagaaatttttatataa
- the ADO1 gene encoding adenosine kinase (similar to Saccharomyces cerevisiae ADO1 (YJR105W); ancestral locus Anc_7.499), whose product MFQEKLVVLCNPLLDIQATVDAEYLKKYDLKANDAILVDAKSGDKKMAIYDELASYPDVKYIAGGAGQNSARGAAYILGKGKVAYFGSVGKDKYAEKLAAENAAAGVTSLYQVQEDAGTGKCAALITNFDRSLVTDLSAANLFTPDHLDKNWSVVENAEIFYIGGFHLTVSPESIIKLGKHAKETGKQFILNLSAPFIPQFFKDALKEVLPYTTMVIANEAEAEAYAEAFELKCSKTDLEAIAKEIVGDSKKTVIFTHGLEPTVVVTSEGSQTFPVKALESSKIVDTNGAGDAFAAGFLAALVEKKPLETAIDMGQWLAALSIQEIGASYPKVPLAYSA is encoded by the coding sequence ATGTTTCAAGAAAAGCTAGTTGTTTTATGTAATCCTTTGTTGGATATCCAAGCCACTGTCGATGCTGAGTATCTAAAGAAGTACGATTTGAAGGCCAATGATGCCATTTTAGTCGATGCCAAATCTGGTGATAAGAAGATGGCCATCTACGATGAGTTAGCTAGTTATCCAGACGTTAAATACATTGCTGGTGGTGCTGGTCAAAATTCAGCAAGAGGTGCTGCTTATATTTTAGGTAAAGGTAAGGTTGCTTATTTTGGTTCTGTTGGCAAGGACAAATATGCTGAGAAATTAGCTGCTGAAAATGCAGCTGCTGGTGTTACTTCTTTATATCAGGTCCAAGAAGATGCAGGTACTGGTAAGTGTGCTGCTTTAATTACGAACTTCGACAGATCTTTGGTTACAGACTTAAGTGCTGCTAATTTATTTACTCCAGATCATTTGGACAAGAATTGGTCTGTTGTTGAAAATGCTGAAATTTTTTACATTGGTGGTTTCCATTTGACTGTCTCCCCAGaatctattattaaattaggTAAGCACGCCAAAGAAACCGGTAAACAATTCATCTTAAACTTGAGTGCTCCGTTCATTCCTCAATTTTTCAAGGATGCTTTGAAAGAGGTTTTACCATATACCACTATGGTTATTGCCAATGAAGCTGAAGCTGAAGCGTATGCAGAAGCTTTTGAACTAAAATGTTCTAAAACTGATTTGGAAGCCATTGCCAAGGAAATAGTAGGTGACTCTAAAAAGACTGTTATTTTCACACATGGTCTAGAACCAACTGTTGTGGTCACTTCAGAAGGATCTCAAACTTTCCCAGTCAAGGCATTAGAAAGCTCTAAAATTGTTGACACCAACGGTGCTGGTGATGCTTTCGCCGCTGGTTTCTTAGCTGCTTTAGTAGAAAAGAAGCCATTAGAAACTGCCATTGACATGGGTCAATGGTTGGCTGCTCTATCCATCCAAGAAATTGGTGCTTCATACCCAAAGGTGCCACTTGCATACTCCGCTTAA
- the TPHA0I03020 gene encoding TLC domain-containing protein (similar to Saccharomyces cerevisiae YJR116W; ancestral locus Anc_7.500), whose protein sequence is MQDPLLAYSFFPDSSSIFLRHVHEVLLSLAFYTVCYQYVAPAVNKMVFGEKYTNIKDDGLKIDFDVHTVSMFQCVVTYISIYPTIFLNLPSDSVYNLGNFADERCSMVTAIAMGYFIWDLYLCVRHYDIYGFQFTLHASATMYVLCLTMRPFAQTWISKFLSFELSTPFVNINWYFMQILKNEKIGKSGVNAQGSKSATMSLLNTFNIVNGICLMVVFFFVRIIGGPIMLLGVLFDVLEGINELPVIHYTMLLSLMIAMETLSVFWFMKMIKVIRKLTNKK, encoded by the coding sequence ATGCAAGACCCATTACTAGcttattcattttttccAGATTCTAGCAGTATCTTTTTGAGACATGTTCATGAAGTTTTGCTATCGTTGGCTTTTTACACTGTCTGCTATCAGTATGTGGCACCAGCTGTAAACAAGATGGTCTTTGGTGAAAAGTACactaatattaaagatgaCGGTTtgaaaattgattttgacGTTCACACAGTGTCTATGTTTCAATGTGTCGTAACTTACATCTCCATTTATCCaactatttttttgaatttaccTAGTGATTCTGTTTATAATCTAGGTAATTTTGCTGACGAAAGATGTTCCATGGTCACAGCAATCGCAATGGGTTATTTCATTTGGGATTTATATCTTTGTGTACGTCATTATGACATTTATGGATTTCAATTTACTTTGCATGCTTCCGCTACAATGTACGTTTTATGTCTAACAATGAGACCTTTTGCGCAAACGTGGATCTCAAAATTCTTGAGTTTCGAACTCAGCACACCTTTTGTGAATATCAATTGGTATTTCATGCAAATTCTCAAGAATGAAAAGATTGGAAAATCAGGCGTTAACGCACAAGGTTCTAAAAGTGCAACGATGTCATTATTGAACACTTTCAATATTGTAAATGGTATTTGTTTGATGGTAGtgtttttctttgttaGAATTATCGGTGGTCCAATAATGTTACTTGGAGTGCTTTTTGATGTTCTAGAGGGAATTAATGAGCTACCAGTTATTCACTACACAATgctattatcattaatgaTTGCTATGGAAACTTTGAGTGTGTTCTGGTTCATGAAGATGATTAAAGTGATTAGAAAGTTgactaataaaaaatga